Proteins encoded by one window of Neptunomonas phycophila:
- the fmt gene encoding methionyl-tRNA formyltransferase, translating into MRIIFAGTPDFAASSLSALLDTDHEIIAVYTQPDRPAGRGRKLTASPVKQLALDNNIPVYQPASLKDHAEQQILADLNADLMVVVAYGLLLPKAVLDTPKRGCINVHGSLLPRWRGAAPIHRAVLAGDSETGITIMQMDVGLDTGDMLYEVSCPINETDTSGDLHDRLAKLGAGALTDTLTLLEQGAITPQPQDDSQACYAHKLEKQEGLIDWSQTAQHVDRQVRGLFPWPGCFTTLNGDNLRIHATTPSEQTIDPQLPPGTIVNTDNGVILVACGAGTAIAITRLQIPGGKALSSKDVLNSRRSLFADGTILGQ; encoded by the coding sequence GTGAGAATTATTTTTGCCGGAACACCGGATTTTGCGGCCAGCAGCCTGTCGGCACTTTTGGATACAGATCATGAAATTATTGCTGTCTACACCCAGCCTGACCGACCGGCAGGGCGTGGCCGAAAACTCACTGCCAGCCCGGTAAAGCAACTCGCCCTCGATAACAACATCCCTGTGTACCAGCCCGCTTCTCTTAAAGACCACGCCGAACAACAAATACTGGCAGACTTAAACGCCGATTTAATGGTCGTTGTCGCTTACGGTTTATTACTCCCCAAAGCGGTATTAGACACACCCAAACGCGGCTGCATTAATGTCCATGGCTCTTTATTACCTCGTTGGCGCGGCGCGGCACCTATACATCGCGCTGTATTAGCAGGTGATAGCGAAACGGGCATAACCATCATGCAAATGGATGTCGGACTCGACACAGGTGATATGCTGTATGAAGTAAGCTGCCCCATTAACGAGACCGATACCTCTGGCGATTTACACGACCGTTTAGCCAAACTTGGTGCAGGCGCTTTAACCGACACACTAACCTTGTTAGAGCAGGGCGCTATAACCCCGCAGCCTCAAGATGACAGCCAAGCCTGCTATGCACATAAACTCGAAAAACAAGAAGGCTTAATTGATTGGAGCCAAACCGCGCAACACGTTGACCGACAGGTGCGCGGCTTATTCCCATGGCCAGGCTGCTTTACGACGCTTAACGGTGATAACCTTCGTATTCATGCAACCACACCTTCAGAGCAAACTATTGATCCTCAGCTTCCACCAGGAACCATAGTTAACACAGACAACGGCGTTATTTTAGTCGCTTGTGGTGCAGGAACGGCTATCGCAATCACTCGCCTACAGATACCCGGTGGTAAGGCTTTGTCTTCTAAAGATGTGCTTAACTCACGTCGTTCGTTGTTTGCAGATGGGACTATATTAGGCCAATGA